The window TGATTTGTACGCTATTCCTGAAGCAACGCCAGTTCCATCAAGCAACCAAGTGCAGGATGCTCCTCCTCCAAGTAAAGCTGATGAGGAGAGTAAGATCAAAGCTTTAATTGACACTCCAGCCTTAGATTGGCAGAGGTGGGAGAgcttcctttttcttctttttaaattttcatgCACACTGAGGAGTCTAACTATTGCATTAGCTGTTATGTATTTTCTGATATAATATGCAATGATGTTGGTTTGAAAATGATACTGATGATCTTTAAGTTAATGCAGTCAACCCTCTGATGGCTTTGGTGCTGGTAGAGGTTATGGACGAGGTCCAGGTGGAAGAATGATGGGTGGACGTGGCGGGCGTGGTTTTGGTAATTCGCTCTCACTTGTCCTGTTAATCTACTATGAATCTTCCTAGCCTTGTCGGGTTGAAAGACGTTGTTTACTATGTGTTTGCTAACTTGACATGGTCTTTCCATGCCGTCAAGTCATTACAATAACTATGCCTCGATCCAAAGCAAATGTAGCCCGTCTCAGTCCTTCATTTCATTCTTCTGTGAAGTTTAATGATAAAAGACTCTAACAAGTTcaaagttaccagtttcaaaaaaaaaaaaaaaaaaaaaaaaagactgaaCAAGTCAATTGTAGGTTGAAAATTTTTAAGATCTTATGGTTAAGTTTCTTTGAGTTGCCGTGTTGGTTGAATAATTATCGAGATGCTTTTAAGTATTTATTAAATTTTCACGTTCCTACTGGTTAGATGAATTACTTATTGTAATTGAAGTTGTTGGCTGTTATATTTTCTTGTTTGTGTTCTCAAATTGGACTCTACACTTCCAGGTTGGGGTGGTGGATTGGAACGGAAAACACCACCGCCGGGCTATATATGCCATCGTTGTAAGGTGCCTGGTATGTTTCTTATTTTTCATCCACCTGGTGGTCATTGTCTAACAAATCTGTGAATAGCATAGTCAATGTGTTTGTTCTGAGTCATTGTGATCCAATTGTGACATAAATCATTACAGGGCATTTCATTCAGCACTGCCCAACAAATGGTGACCCCAATTTTGACATTAGGAAAGTGAAACCTCCAACTGGCATTCCGAAGTCCATGTTAATGGCAACCCCAGATGGTTCATATTCTTTACCAAGTGGTGCTAATGCAGTTTTAAAGCCCAATGAGTAAGATTTATTgttatgttggtattgttgaatgTTTGCTTGTAACAAGAATGCATATGACTGGCGCACTTGTTGCAGGGCTGCTTTTGAAAGAGAAGTTGAAGGGATGCCTTCTATACGATCCGTTGGTGATCTTCCACCAGAGCTTCATTGTCCCTTATGTAAAGAAGTAATGAAAGATGCAGTGCTAACAAGCAAGTGTTGTTTTACGAGTTTCTGTGATAAATGTAAGGAGCTTGCTGTTTAATTTGAACGTAGTGTTGTTTAAAGAGTTTTTGCCTTAAACATAAGGAGTTTGCTGTTTAATATGGGTGTAGTTTTGTTGCTCCTATGGTGAATTAAGGTGTTTACTATTCAATTTTAGTGTGCCCTGTATTCTTGAATTTTGAACTGATGGCAAGGGTGATCCTCAGGCATAAGGGATTATATCATCTCGAAGTCGGTGTGCGTCTGTGGGGCCACAAATATACTTGCTGATGACCTGTTGCCCAACAAGACTTTGAGGGATACTATTAATAGAATACTGGAATCAAATAATAGCAGTGCAGAGCATGGTGGTAGTGCTCTTCAAGTCCAAGGTTAGTACTGGTTTTCTCTCTCTGAACTGTTTTCTAGTTCGAGTCCATTAtctgtttgattttttttaaaagactCAGGTATTGCCTTTGCTGTTACGTGTTCCAGATATGGAGTCAGCACGCAATCCTCCACCTAAGATTCCCTCTCCTGCACAATCTGCAGCTTCAAAGGGAGAGCTGTTACCACCACCACCTCCTCCTGATACGGAGGAGAATTCTAAACCCCAGGAGAGTGCTGGAGAGGTTAAGGATGGCAGTGCTCCACAGCAAATGTTGGATAGAGGGAGGACTTCGAAGGTTGCAGATGTTTCTGAAGCCACACGCGAGTCGCTTAGTGTTAAAGAACATGCATCCCAGGGAAGTGCTCCATTGGTTGATGAAGAAGTTCAACAAAAGGCTGTAGTTGGGGAGGCAGGTAATGGTGCTCTTTCATTTACCTTTTCGGCTTCGTAAGTCATTGGTTTTTCTACTTTGGTTTCTTATATCCCTTGGATAGGAAAGTGTTCTGATCTACTTTTTGTTCCTTCATGTTTtcaggaaagaaaaaaaagaagaagaaaacacgATTGCCTTTGAACCGTAAGCATGCACTGCTTCCTCTTGTGCACGGATTGATAGATCTGATGGTTATTTTTGAAATTGAACTTTTAGTATTATGTCTGATCTTGATGGAGCTTTGTACACTTCCTAGTTTCTAATTTACTTGATGCCCTTGCAGCTGCTGCTGCGGAGATGCAGTGGAGAGCTGCTCAAGATCTTGCTACTGAGAATTATATGATGTCCATGGGTCCTTCTGCCTATAATCCTTATTGGACAGGCATGCAACCTGGATTAGATGGTTTTGGAGGCCCTTATCCTGGTGCCATGCCATATAATCCTTATGGGCCTGGTCCTCTAGATGTTCCCTTTATGCCTCCAGTCGTACCACATGATCCATTTGGTGGACAAGGTTTTATGATGCCTTTCGGTCCTCCAATGCAGAGGTATAACTTCCGTTGTATTTTATTCTACAGTTCTCTCTGTTTAATCTGTGATAAGTGTTTTCACATGTTTTCGGGTCCTTCCCCTCCCGCAGTTTTTGGTAATGGGCATTGGTCCGGTTCTGAGGTTTTAGGTTAATTAGATATCTTTCATCATGTACCTGTATGTCTTTGTTGGCTTCTTTGAGAGTTGCAGTACCTGACTGGTTAAAAATGGCGATCCAAATTATAGGGACCTTGCAGCAGACTTCGGGATGGGATTTAATGCTGGCCCACCGATCATGAGC is drawn from Lycium barbarum isolate Lr01 chromosome 8, ASM1917538v2, whole genome shotgun sequence and contains these coding sequences:
- the LOC132607210 gene encoding E3 ubiquitin ligase PQT3-like isoform X2 yields the protein MSVYFKFKSAKDYDAIPIDGHFITVGNLKEKIFESKHLGRGTDFDLVVTNAQTNEEYLDEDTLIPKNTSVLIRRVPGRPRMPIVTAPVTELDEPQVEYQTEEAQTVKSSVVGGESSATKYNDDLDWDEFGNDLYAIPEATPVPSSNQVQDAPPPSKADEESKIKALIDTPALDWQSQPSDGFGAGRGYGRGPGGRMMGGRGGRGFGWGGGLERKTPPPGYICHRCKVPGHFIQHCPTNGDPNFDIRKVKPPTGIPKSMLMATPDGSYSLPSGANAVLKPNEAAFEREVEGMPSIRSVGDLPPELHCPLCKEVMKDAVLTSKCCFTSFCDKCIRDYIISKSVCVCGATNILADDLLPNKTLRDTINRILESNNSSAEHGGSALQVQDMESARNPPPKIPSPAQSAASKGELLPPPPPPDTEENSKPQESAGEVKDGSAPQQMLDRGRTSKVADVSEATRESLSVKEHASQGSAPLVDEEVQQKAVVGEAGKKKKKKKTRLPLNPAAAEMQWRAAQDLATENYMMSMGPSAYNPYWTGMQPGLDGFGGPYPGAMPYNPYGPGPLDVPFMPPVVPHDPFGGQGFMMPFGPPMQRDLAADFGMGFNAGPPIMSREEFEARKADLRRKREIDRRGEREFPKDREHAREVGSAADGPSLKPKSKAIPPPSSSSRPRQPERPSPDLDHHRRRERPSPDHDRHRRPERPSPDLDHHRRPERPSPDLDHHRRPERASPDLDYHRRPERLSPDHRSRDPELPRPSSKRKHEDYDDHHHEDRHRHDHHEDRHHRDHSHRSSSSHHRSESSASAKPSSTGPSEPPLAVSSKSADKKKASVFSRICFPAEESAAASKKRKVSSSSEVPISSSASHRGATSNGYHEEYRAATGSRKSAAASVDYESSDDDRHFKRRPSRYEPSPPLAAVDWEEEERHRPPPRHSKGSRERGLR
- the LOC132607210 gene encoding E3 ubiquitin ligase PQT3-like isoform X1, producing MSVYFKFKSAKDYDAIPIDGHFITVGNLKEKIFESKHLGRGTDFDLVVTNAQTNEEYLDEDTLIPKNTSVLIRRVPGRPRMPIVTAPVTELDEPQVEYQTEEAQTVKSSVVGGESSATKYNDDLDWDEFGNDLYAIPEATPVPSSNQVQDAPPPSKADEESKIKALIDTPALDWQSQPSDGFGAGRGYGRGPGGRMMGGRGGRGFGWGGGLERKTPPPGYICHRCKVPGHFIQHCPTNGDPNFDIRKVKPPTGIPKSMLMATPDGSYSLPSGANAVLKPNEAAFEREVEGMPSIRSVGDLPPELHCPLCKEVMKDAVLTSKCCFTSFCDKCIRDYIISKSVCVCGATNILADDLLPNKTLRDTINRILESNNSSAEHGGSALQVQDMESARNPPPKIPSPAQSAASKGELLPPPPPPDTEENSKPQESAGEVKDGSAPQQMLDRGRTSKVADVSEATRESLSVKEHASQGSAPLVDEEVQQKAVVGEAGKKKKKKKTRLPLNPAAAEMQWRAAQDLATENYMMSMGPSAYNPYWTGMQPGLDGFGGPYPGAMPYNPYGPGPLDVPFMPPVVPHDPFGGQGFMMPFGPPMQRDLAADFGMGFNAGPPIMSREEFEARKADLRRKREIDRRGESREFPKDREHAREVGSAADGPSLKPKSKAIPPPSSSSRPRQPERPSPDLDHHRRRERPSPDHDRHRRPERPSPDLDHHRRPERPSPDLDHHRRPERASPDLDYHRRPERLSPDHRSRDPELPRPSSKRKHEDYDDHHHEDRHRHDHHEDRHHRDHSHRSSSSHHRSESSASAKPSSTGPSEPPLAVSSKSADKKKASVFSRICFPAEESAAASKKRKVSSSSEVPISSSASHRGATSNGYHEEYRAATGSRKSAAASVDYESSDDDRHFKRRPSRYEPSPPLAAVDWEEEERHRPPPRHSKGSRERGLR
- the LOC132607210 gene encoding E3 ubiquitin ligase PARAQUAT TOLERANCE 3-like isoform X3 is translated as MSVYFKFKSAKDYDAIPIDGHFITVGNLKEKIFESKHLGRGTDFDLVVTNAQTNEEYLDEDTLIPKNTSVLIRRVPGRPRMPIVTAPVTELDEPQVEYQTEEAQTVKSSVVGGESSATKYNDDLDWDEFGNDLYAIPEATPVPSSNQVQDAPPPSKADEESKIKALIDTPALDWQSQPSDGFGAGRGYGRGPGGRMMGGRGGRGFGWGGGLERKTPPPGYICHRCKVPGHFIQHCPTNGDPNFDIRKVKPPTGIPKSMLMATPDGSYSLPSGANAVLKPNEAAFEREVEGMPSIRSVGDLPPELHCPLCKEVMKDAVLTSKCCFTSFCDKCIRDYIISKSVCVCGATNILADDLLPNKTLRDTINRILESNNSSAEHGGSALQVQDMESARNPPPKIPSPAQSAASKGELLPPPPPPDTEENSKPQESAGEVKDGSAPQQMLDRGRTSKVADVSEATRESLSVKEHASQGSAPLVDEEVQQKAVVGEAGKKKKKKKTRLPLNPAAAEMQWRAAQDLATENYMMSMGPSAYNPYWTGMQPGLDGFGGPYPGAMPYNPYGPGPLDVPFMPPVVPHDPFGGQGFMMPFGPPMQRDLAADFGMGFNAGPPIMSREEFEARKADLRRKREIDRRGESREFPKDREHAREVGSAADGPSLKPKSKAIPPPSSSSRPRQPERPSPDLDHHRRRERPSPDHDRHRRPERPSPDLDHHRRPERPSPDLDHHRRPERASPDLDYHRRPERLSPDHRSRDPELPRPSSKRKHEDYDDHHHEDRHRHDHHEDRHHRDHSHRSSSSHHRSESSASAKPSSTGPSEPPLAVSSKSADKKKASVFSRICFPAEESAAASKKRKVSSSSEVPISSSASHRGATSNGYHEEYRAATGSRKSAAASVDYESSDDDRHFKRRPSRLR